One region of Takifugu flavidus isolate HTHZ2018 chromosome 14, ASM371156v2, whole genome shotgun sequence genomic DNA includes:
- the LOC130537637 gene encoding heat shock factor protein 5-like: protein MQVQESSLLVIPNNFAANLWHVVNDPDIPAIVWDSQGEVIIIDKYSIEKQVLSPSNSTLNSCHAFGTMSFLSFIRKLYAYGFKKAPYPPAIQPNIYQFFNPNFKKNNPELLSLVSRSAPKYRRIHKSDPRAKFLPKDRTEKKDVCIQCEDGEETLQEGDKLHQRPIKPVLIMTPEIHGSNKGGGPPRVYNRPQVPQANYFTSLVPYSTPGRYPNLNAGVPNMVYRPGHFVPALCWYRQDPIAPGFCTFYQMGCPGNTVPPMYPIEPVTSFAQKMPRSSTSVLKMNPLNRPCAVSQHISIISGDGVASICPPISTVAEAGENVQNTTTEK, encoded by the exons ATGCAGGTCCAAGAAAGCTCACTCTTAGTCATTCCCAACAACTTTGCCGCTAATCTTTGGCATGTTGTCAATGATCCAGACATCCCTGCCATTGTATGGGACAGCCAGGGTGAGGTTATCATTATAGATAAGTATAGTATTGAGAAGCAGGTCCTGTCTCCCAGTAACAGCACCTTGAACAGTTGCCATGCTTTTGGTACTATGTCTTTCTTAAGTTTTATCCGTAAGCTTTATGCATACGGCTTCAAAAAAGCTCCATATCCACCTGCAATTCAGCCAAACATTTATCAGTTTTTCAATCCTAACTTCAAGAAAAATAATCCAGAACTTCTTTCACTTGTGAGTCGAAGTGCTCCCAAGTATCGGAGAATTCACAAGTCTGACCCGAGAGCCAAATTTCTGCCTAAAGACAGGactgaaaaaaaagatgtatgtATCCAATGTGAAGATGGTGAAGAAACTTTGCAGGAAG GAGACAAGTTACATCAGCGGCCAATCAAGCCCGTCCTCATCATGACACCAGAAATCCACGGAAGCAACAAAGGAGGAGGCCCTCCTAGAGTCTACAATAGACCCCAAGTACCTCAAGCAAACTATTTTACAAGCTTAGTCCCATATTCAACTCCTGGGCGGTATCCCAACCTGAACGCAGGAGTTCCTAATATGGTCTACCGTCCTGGCCACTTTGTCCCAG CTCTTTGTTGGTACCGGCAGGATCCCATAGCTCCAGGTTTCTGCACTTTTTACCAG ATGGGATGTCCAGGCAACACAGTTCCACCCATGTATCCCATAGAACCAGTTACTTCATTTGCGCAGAAGATGCCCCGTTCATCCACGAGTGTTTTAAAGATGAATCCACTGAATCGTCCCTGTGCAGTATCACAACATATCTCTATCATTAGCGGTGACGGAGTagcctccatctgtcctccaatCAGTACTGTCGCTGAAGCTGGAGAAAACGTTCAGAATACAACCACAGAGAAATGA
- the LOC130537915 gene encoding uncharacterized protein LOC130537915 translates to MDAKVQKSSMEEHLDPGQRSAGRMPEWRRSLNGLLIICMSVVIFASILIYVDVYRSEMLTQKSRSLREGNYPRPKRDTPQECPASITLEYTMGAPTSFQFDLCDVIDCRGTSTMWRGYDVYLCYEPGPIQFSCSRHGYTNGKWCSDWSSVRVHTGMVEQPAPLRYAGSDSYAKAARKKEHLWRELKLQRDFSPTSNPLTLSLHWDQSPVWRGAASPVYLVLGVDITGYDPMGLIKIHLKATTTVQGRGGDEPPKDENMRESNSSQRVRTLNYSALKPIDIIQISTGTGTDNVWLDWLASEAKDKIEGECIACAAGRPHLFTEPAPLHFDDTWGCQCMMALTRENTPINCTQLATIYPPISDKSTVGPFKPRRGEPNRYVCLISITGRSREYGEIAEDWCNQTIKGDASQIGSLARAGLFWYCGRGLHTKMQAGANGRCAMVRLATPVTLIGNRMSMNSPTTSSALTARSRRHILRKRSSARFDLSVGSPTYIDAIGIPRGVPEEYKLAEVAAGFENLPIIAALFPITPNKNVDRINYVHYNVQRLANLTRDAVEGLAEQLSATSMVAMQNRMALDMLLAEKEGVCYMFGEMCCTFIPNSTAPDGSVTKALEGLRSLSYELAENSGVDHGLGSWMFQMFGRWKGLIFSILTSLAAFTAAVMMCGCCCIPCIRTLCVRMITVAIEKGTTDPKMIMPLRSAPKEEVVGNWKRDGWM, encoded by the coding sequence ATGGATGCGAAGGTGCAGAAATCCTCgatggaggaacatctggacccagGACAACGCTCAGCGGGACGAATGCCGGAGTGGAGACGATCATTGAATGGTTTATTGATAATATGCATGTCTGTTGTAATCTTTGCATCTATATTGATTTATGTGGATGTTTATAGAAGTGAAATGCTAACTCAGAAGAGCAGATCCTTAAGAGAAGGGAACTATCCACGACCCAAGCGAGACACACCACAAGAGTGCCCCGCATCTATCACATTGGAATATACGATGGGGGCCCCTACCTCTTTTCAATTTGACTTATGTGACGTTATTGACTGTCGTGGGACTTCTACCATGTGGAGAGGGTATGATGTTTACTTATGTTATGAACCGGGTCCTATTCAATTCTCATGCTCGCGCCATGGTTACACCAATGGTAAGTGGTGTTCTGATTGGAGTAGTGTCCGAGTACATACAGGAATGGTGGAGCAACCAGCCCCTTTACGATATGCGGGAAGCGACTCCTATGCTAAAGCAGCTCGTAAGAAAGAACACCTATGGAGGGAGCTAAAGCTCCAACGAGATTTCTCCCCAACAAGCAACCCACTGACGTTATCATTACACTGGGATCAGTCCCCAGTCTGGAGGGGCGCAGCTTCCCCTGTATATCTTGTGTTAGGAGTTGACATAACTGGGTATGATCCTATGGGGTTGATCAAAATACACTTAAAAGCCACCACCACCGTACAGGGTAGGGGGGGTGACGAGCCCCCAAAGGATGAGAACATGAGAGAGAGTAACTCCTCCCAACGGGTAAGAACATTGAACTATTCGGCTCTAAAACCAATAGACATAATTCAAATAAGCACAGGAACGGGAACTGACAATGTTTGGCTAGATTGGTTGGCGAGCGAGGCAAAGGATAAGATCGAAGGGGAATGCATTGCATGCGCGGCAGGGCGGCCACATTTGTTCACCGAGCCAGCTCCTCTCCATTTTGATGACACCTGGGGATGTCAGTGCATGATGGCACTAACCAGAGAGAACACTCCAATAAACTGTACACAATTGGCTACAATTTACCCCCCAATTAGCGACAAGTCCACTGTAGGACCTTTCAAACCACGGAGGGGTGAACCAAACAGGTATGTGTGCTTAATTTCAATCACAGGAAGATCGCGGGAATATGGGGAGATTGCGGAGGATTGGTGCAATCAGACAATTAAGGGTGATGCCTCTCAGATAGGGTCATTAGCTAGAGCAGGACTATTTTGGTACTGTGGGCGGGGGTTACATACCAAGATGCAGGCAGGAGCAAACGGAAGGTGTGCGATGGTGAGGCTGGCGACCCCGGTGACACTGATTGGTAACAGGATGAGTATGAATAGTCCCACAACATCATCAGCTTTAACAGCCCGAAGCCGGCGACACATCCtaaggaagaggagctcagcTAGGTTCGACCTGTCTGTAGGATCTCCTACGTATATCGATGCAATAGGGATCCCTAGGGGAGTTCCGGAGGAGTATAAATTGGCTGAAGTGGCGGCTGGGTTTGAGAATCTTCCAATTATTGCAGCACTCTTCCCGATTACACCGAATAAGAATGTGGACCGGATAAATTATGTGCACTATAATGTTCAAAGATTAGCAAATCTGACCAGGGATGCGGTAGAAGGACTGGCTGAGCAACTGTCAGCAACCTCTATGGTAGCAATGCAAAATAGAATGGCCTTAGACATGttgctggctgagaaggagggtgtgtgttatatgtttggagaaatgtGTTGCACCTTTATTCCCAACAGTACGGCTCCGGACGGCTCCGTAACTAAAGCCCTAGAAGGACTGAGGTCCCTCTCTTATGAACTGGCAGAAAACTCAGGTGTGGATCATGGACTTGGCTCTTggatgttccagatgtttggcAGATGGAAAGGGTTGATTTTTTCTATACTTACTTCTTTAGCCGCTTTTACAGCTGCTGTTATGATGTGTGGCTGCTGTTGTATCCCATGTATCCGAACTTTGTGTGTACGCATGATTACTGTTGCTATAGAAAAGGGAACCACCGATCCGAAGATGATAATGCCTCTCCGGTCGGCCCCTAAGGAAGAGGTGGTGGGGAACTGGAAgcgagatggatggatgtga